Genomic DNA from Myxococcales bacterium:
GTGCCGGTCCGCTTGTCGAAAGCAACGACAAACGACTGGCCTTCGTGGTCCCAGTTGACGACGAGCGTCTCGCCGTAAAGCGCCGGCGAACTGCCCTCGCCATGCCCGTGCAGTGTCCGCATCTGACCGAGGTCCGCTTCCCACAGCAGCTCACCGTCCAGATCCAGACAGTAGAGCCCATAGGAGCCGAAGTAGGCGAACAAGCGTTCGCCGTCGGTAATCGCGGAGTTGGACGCCAGGCTCGCGGTGTAATGTCCCCCGGCGTGCGGCAGTGCCTCTCGCACGGTCTGTTCCCAGAGAATCTCTCCGTCGCTGCGGCTGACGGCCAGGACGACAAACTTGTGGCGCTGTGTTACGGGAAGTTCGTCATGAGCATTGGGGAAGCCGCTGTACTTTGGTTTCAGAGCTTCACCGAATGATACGGCCGTGGTGACGAACACGCGGTCGCCCCAGACAATCGGCGTCGAATGCCCTGTCCCCGTATGCAGCGTCCAAATTGGCGGGTGAGCAGTATTGTCGAACGTTCTTTAATACGTATCATCTCGAGACCGTGTGTCTCAGGTATTTCAACATTTTTGGCCCGAGGCAGGACCCCGCATCGCAATATGCAGCGGTGGTTCCGAAGTTCATCGTCGCGGCGTTGCGTGGGGAATCTCCGACAATCTTTGGGGACGGAGAGCAAACGAGGGACCTCACCTATGTCCGGAATGCCGTTGCGGCAAATTTGGCGGCCTGCACAGCCTCGGCAGAGGCAGTCGCCGCGGAGGTATTCAACGTAGGCTGTGGGGAAGGGGTGAGCATCAAAGCGCTGTGGCATCGAATTCAGGAGATGACGGGCACGACGACGGAAGCCCGCTATGACGAGGCCCGCCCAGCCGAGGTGCGCGACTCCCTCGCGTGCCTGGAGAAATCGCGGCTGCTGCTGG
This window encodes:
- a CDS encoding PQQ-binding-like beta-propeller repeat protein; the encoded protein is MFVTTAVSFGEALKPKYSGFPNAHDELPVTQRHKFVVLAVSRSDGEILWEQTVREALPHAGGHYTASLASNSAITDGERLFAYFGSYGLYCLDLDGELLWEADLGQMRTLHGHGEGSSPALYGETLVVNWDHEGQSFVVAFDKRTGTERWKVARDGVSSWTTPIIVEHGGEPQVIISGSKYLRGYDLAT
- a CDS encoding NAD-dependent epimerase/dehydratase family protein, with amino-acid sequence MAGEQYCRTFFNTYHLETVCLRYFNIFGPRQDPASQYAAVVPKFIVAALRGESPTIFGDGEQTRDLTYVRNAVAANLAACTASAEAVAAEVFNVGCGEGVSIKALWHRIQEMTGTTTEARYDEARPAEVRDSLACLEKSRLLLGYVPEVLLDKGLEHTVEYFRADGE